AAACAAAGCCCTACTTTTCAGAGCTGGTATCTTCCAGCAGATAGAGACTGAACACATCTACATCAGTGCATTATGTAGGATGTCTGCCCAGAGAACCATGGCTGGGGGTTAGGCAAGTGCTTggcggcaggggtgggggtggtgatgtCCAACAGATGGGGGAGCGGGGGGACTCACTAAGGAGACATTTTGGCAAAGACCTGAAAGAAACAAGGCAGTGGGCCCCGCAGATatctggggaggggcaggggacaaGCCCTGAGGAAGGTCCACGTCTGAGTGTCTGAGGGAACAAGACAGCAAGgctggaggaaagggaaggaaagggggagCCCAGGCTGGACCCTGTGGGCCGGCAGGGGAGCTCTGTAAGCTTGTCACTGTCGCTGTGTGTCCAGTGAGGACCTTTCATCAGAGCGGGAACACAGCTGACCTTGCAGCCAAGACCAGTGATCCCTGCCTTCTTCACTCTCCGTGTAGCCTCACCCACCTCACTGTCCTCCGAGATCAACAACGGCCTGACTGGGGCTCCCCACTCCTTCAAGATGAAGTCTAACACTCCTTGGCCCCGTTCCCTTGGCTTCCGTCTTGAGTCTACAGCCTGTATGCTCTTCTCCAcattcctctgcttctgttaccTCTTTAAAGATTCAGACTTTAACAccctttatttaaaaaggaaacttccTGTCACCACAAAACTCACGGTTTACCCTGCGACTGTTAAAGTAGGAAATGTTCTGTCTGGGTGGCACCCAGGCACACCTCCACACGCTTAATACACACCCCAAGCTAAGTCCCTGCCCTGAGCTCTCCTGACTCTCCACATCTGTCTTGCTTTCTCACTCCTCTGGGCTCCTGTATCTTGCTCTCTTCCAGAACCCTCCTCACCCCCGGCTAGAACCTGCCTGAGCCTGTGCTTCCCTCCAGGCAGACACAGGTCCCGCTGCAGAAGGCAGGCCCCTGGCCCCCTTCCCTGGAACTCACCTTCTTCTGTAAGGCGCAGTGAAAGACGAAgatgaagaccccctggaaggCATTGAAGGTGGTGAAGAGATAGGCCATGACCACCGATTCCTTGTTGATGAAGAGGAGGCCGAAAGCCCACGTGAGGCCCAGCAGGAAGAGCAGCGCAATGGCCCCCAGGGCCCAAGatctgggggggtggggaggagacaggACGTCAGAGCCCCGCCATGCCCTGCTGCGTGTTCCTATTCCAGCAAGCCTGGACACTGCCCTGGCGTAAGCGGGCCTGCCCAGCGACCCTCATCAGCCCAGCTAGGCCTGGGGGGCACGTGGAGGTTGGGGGGAGGGTCAGGGTTCTCTGAATAGCCGGTCATTCTCCTGCATCCTTCATCCTCTTGGCCACACTTCCAAACCTTTAATCTATCTTCTGTTGCCTATTTGTCTTTAAGTTACCCTGAAACGGACTCGAGTATTTTTTTCAGCCACCTTGAAcgacttgtgggatctttagttccccagccagggactgaacccacacccttggcagtgaaagcaccgaatcctgaccactggacctccaggggacTCCCTGGACTTGCTTTGTGAGCTCAGTCTCACCCTATGCAATGATGTGCCGGTTGTACTAATGCCATGTTTTCTAATACTCATTAAACAGATACATAAAGAACATAGTAAAACACCACCTTTGTCCTTAAAAAGCAACACCAGAGGTGAGAACACCACCTTTCAGGAAAGCCTAGGAGAGGCTGGGCCCAGCTCAGAGGTGCCAGGGCAGGGGCGCGGGGAGGGGTGCTCACTTAATGTTGTCGAGGCGACTGGAGTCAGGCTTGAGCACGGACGAGCTCCGGACCATCTTGTGCAGAGTCACCATGAGGAACACCAGGTTCACCTGGAGGCGGGCAAGGGGAGGGCTGGCCCGCAGTCCCTCTGCCTCCGAGCAGCGGCTCCTGACCACATCTCAGCTCCCACCCCCTGCTTCAGGGTCCCCTCTGCTGCTGTGTGTGCTCCGtgatgtccaacttttttgcgaccccatggactacaccccccaggctcctctgtccatgggatttcccaagaaagaatcctgcagtgggttgccatttcctgcccctCGGTGCCTGACAACTGGGGCAACTGTTAATGTGGCTCTCGGGGCTGGGGGGGACAGGGCCCAGGGCCTGACACAGCGGGAGCTCACACCACAGCTCCTAGACAGACAGGCCTCAGTGCTGGAACTTTACAGATGCAAGCTGCTCTTTTAGCCTCAGTTGGCTGCTCAGTTTTCAAGGGCTTGGGGAGAATGGGGGTCTGGGGGTCAGAGCTGGTCTGGATGAAGGACAGACTCAAAGCTGGGGATACTGCCTTCCAACTCACCACAATGACAAAGGAGACGGGCCCAATGAAGCTCCAGATGAAGTAATTGTCCACTCGGAGCCAACAGCTGTGACGGAAGCAGAGCCgggaagggaggggtgggggtggggggggagaagTGAGGCGGGCGGGgagcgggggggggggcagtgcgcccttccctccctctggctCCCAGGGCCCAGGGACTCTAATGGCTGGGGCCCCAGAGCTCAGGAGAAGGGAGGCCTGTGCCCTGAGGGTGCTGACCCCAGGGAGGCTGCTGAGCAGGGAACCAGCGAGGAGGAGAGACTGGGTGGAGGGGGCACTCACGCCTTCTCGGTGCCGTAGCTGCGGTAGTCGATGGCGGCCGCGATGCCCACCACCAGGGCAGGGAAGCAGTACCCGCCCAGGTAGTAGTACTTGGTGCGGGAGTACTCGCTCTCAAACACCTCCACCAGCAGCAGGTAGAGGTGCACACCCTCCAGGCACAACCAGGAGAAGGCAGCCAGGAAGAAGTAGTGCAGCAGGCCCGCGAAGATGGGGCAGGCgatctgggggcaggggtggggaggcaaCACAGGTGAGGGGCTGCCCTGGCCGCCGACCGGCCAGTGAGCATCACCTCTCCTCCCCGCCGCCCCTTCCGCTCCTGCCCCAGAGTCCCGCCTACCTCATACTGAGTCTTGTCTATCCCAACGAGGAACAGCAGCTCCGCCAGGAAGAGGTTGATGCAGAGATTCTTGTGGATGGTGTTCCGGTCGGTCTGCAGTCCCCGCAGGAAGCAGAAGGTGGAGATGCAGATGGCCAGGCAGACCAGGGAGATGACGATGCCCACCCAAGTGATGACCGACAGCAGCAGCTCATTGATGCGGCCCTGGTACTGGGGGAGGAGCAGGGTGCATGCTGAGCACCTCCGGCCTTGCACACACGGACCAGGCCGGGGGCCACGAGCTGCAGCCCACTGGGCCTTCTGCCACCTACCTGGCCTTCTGCCCCACCCCGGTCAACTAGCCAGGCCCCCAACCCTCTACAGGTGGCATGCTCACTTCCCATTCTCTGGCAGGCTTGTGGCGAGATGACAAAGGTTGACACCAACTTGCCTCTCCAGCGGGCCTTGGGAGAAGGTGGAACTTGGACTAGGGAGAGCCAGACATGTGGCCTCCTGCCCTGGGCAAGACTCGGGCCCCCCATGCCCATGAAGGTGGCCTTCCCTGGCACCACCCAAGCAGTGCTCTCTGAGGCCATGCAAGGCTGGGCCAGCAAGCAGGCCCGCCAGGAGGAGCGGGGCGCCGGCCAGCTTACGATCTCGCGGTGCGCCATGAGCACGGCAAAGTTGGTGAGGTGGCTGCAGGCACATGTGGTATGGGTCTTGTTGGACTCCACCAAGCGGCAGCCCTGGGTTGACCAGTAGCCCAGCATGGAGCGCTCTGAGTAGTTCCAGAAGGAGCAGTTAGCGTTGAAGTGGTTCTTGGCCTGTtgtggggtgggggccggggggggTCAGAGCCGGGAGTCCAGCCCTAGCCCTCACACCCCACCATGGGAACAAGCAGGAGAGACACGGCTGGGGCTTCCGGCTCCAGGTCACAGCCTGAGATCTCTGGGGACAGATGGCCCGAGCTGCTAAGGTGGGGGCCGGGGGGCTGCTTCTCCAGGGAGGGGTTGTAACTTGCTCTCGGGGTGAGCGAACACACTGTAGGGGGTATGGAGCTGCAGCCTGGGAAAGCGGAGGGTGCTGGGACACTCAAGGAAGGACGGGGCATCTCAGCTCACCTCCAGGTGGGCCACAGTGAAGATGACAGGGTCCATGAGGAAGACTCGGCTGGACTCCTTGTTGATGGACGCCGCGATGACCTGCGAGTTCACCACCAGGGAGGCGCCCCCTGGGCCCCCCGAGCCTGCTTCGCCCGCCAGCTTCACCGTGGCGTTCTCGGTGGACAGGAAGAGGCCCAGGTTGTTGTAGAGAATGAAGACAACCTTGACCACTCCTAGGTAGGACAGGCCCAGCAGGTGTGTTGTCAGCTCCTGGCCGGTGCCGCCCTCCAGGTACACTGGCCGCTGGGACCTCTGAAGTCAGGCTGCCGCCCAGGCAAGCAGGGCTCTGGAAGCCCTTCCGCGGGACTGCTGCTCAGTTGCAGGCAGTTCCCAATGGCAAGGTAGTGGTCCAGGACACACCTCACCCACCTCTCACTTTCTGTGGGACCCTGAGCAAATCCCTAACCTCTCCAGGCCTTAATCTCAAATGGCACAACCTGCCCTAAGCTCTGAGGATCAACTGCTGTCACACAAGAGTGACCTCTCCAATCTGAGGTTCTGTGGGGCTTTGTGGGGTCCCCCTGAATCCCTTGAAATGTTACACTAGCTTGAACGAAGGACACCTCTGTGTGTTGCTATGGGCTCCAACCTCTTATCAGAGTCTTCAGCCTGATCAGGGTTAAGAACTTCCCCGTGAGAGGAGCTGGGGTGCCGGCTCAGGGTTCGGACACTGACCGTTGCGGCTGTTCTGCTTGATGGTGTTGGCAGACAGCTGGATTGAGTTCTCGCTCGGGTACTCCTGGGGGAACACCAGCTCCTGCACTTGGCCCTCAGTGTTCAGGACTGTGACCTCGAGGACTGTGGGGACAGGGGGTGGCAGGGCACACAAGGTTGGGTCTGTCCACAGTCCAGAGGCCTGAGCAAGGTTGAGGGCCAGGGTAGCCCAGGGGTGTCCAGGAGGAACAGGGACCCACCCCGTTCAAGTTCTGCACCCCAACTTGCCCCAGCGTGACAGCAGCACTCACCCACGTTCTGCTTGGCGGCCAAGAAGCGGGCCGGCTCCCTGACGTTGTCTGCCAGCAGGAAggcgccctcctccaggacatccaGCAGCATGGTGGCCGTGTGCACCTGCTCGGTGGCGTTCATGTCCTTCCAGGACTCGAGGGCCTCTGGCCGCAGGAGGTTGTCCACCGTCTCCACCACAGCCTGCAAGTGTGGCGGGGCAACACTGCGACTCCCCCTGTCCCTCAGTCCCTCCAGCTGGGTCTGCACCCGCTTCTCCAAACCTCTATCCCCCACGGTGCCACCTGGGGCCCGCCCCACTCATTCAGGAGACAGAAGCCCCCAGGCCTCACCTTGATGTAGTCCTTGCAAGTTCTCTCCCGCTTGTGCATCTGGGGGAAAAGGGAGGTGGTGTGAGGGCGGgtctcccagcccctctccccgaACCCTGACACTCACGTCTGGGCACCAGAGAGATTCCTCTTCTGTCTCTGCCACTGACCTGGGGCTAGCCCATGAGCAAGAGCCATTCCTAAGGGAGCCCCCACGCCCCCAGGACCATCCAGGAAGGAGTCCTGGCCGGCCTGGGCTCTGTCCTGCCTTCTCCTCTCCTGGCCGTGGGTGGCCGCCCGGCTCTGCAGTGCCAGGCTGGGTGCCTCCCAAGTTCCCAGGGCGGTGCCCCTGCCCCACAGCCCCTGCCACTGGGCCCACCTTGTTATAGTTCTTGCCAGCCGACTCGCGCTCAATGGGCCGCAGTGCCTGCAGCTGGGCGTCCAGAATGTCCAGCAGTTGCTCCATCAGCTTTACAGAGGACGACACATCACCCGCGTAGATGGAGCCCCGGGTGTGGCGGGCCAGCTCGCTGGCAATGTTGGCCGCGTTCTCCCCACTCTTTATctgtgggaggcaggagggggggcCCCCAGCCTCGTCAGGGGGCTTCTCTCTCCACACAGCCGGCCTGCTCAGCCCCACTCATCCCTCTCTGCAGCCCCTTCTCTCTGCCTGCCCTGGTCCGCCCCCTCTGTCTGTTCCCTCTGGAGGCTAGGGATGGACCCTGGCCTGTCTCCCCAGGAGTTCCACCGCCCCCGCTGTGCCCGGGCACCCGGGGCCAGCAGGGTAAGCACGTGTGCCCATCTGGGGGCGGGGTGGCTGCTGGTACCTTCTGGGCCACCTGGTTGACCCAGGGGGAGGTGCAGTTGCTGAGGTCAGGGCCCCGGGGATTCCAGAGCCCCAGGGCTGGTAGACACTGGAAGGAGGCAATTCCTGTAGGGACAGACACACAGGAACAGAGGAGGGAAccatggggagggagaggaagacgGGCCAGAGCAGGGAGAAAGGAGATGGCAGGGAGACGGGGGTGAGCAGGTGAGGGGAGAGGTGAGGGGACACGGAAGACCGGACATGAAATAGGCCAGACAGTCAAAGAGAGGTGTCACTCTGAGGTGACGTGAGCCACCCACTTCCCCTAAACCCGCCCTCTCGGCTCCTCTTCCAGCTTGGCCTACCACAAAGCTGGAGCCTTCCGGTCAAGCCTGCCTTGGAAGCCCCACCACGCCTCCTGCAAAGTCTCTCTGACCCTTTGCTCGGATCCCTGGAGCCTGGTCCCGGCCCTGCCTTCTCTGGTGCATCGGCTGCTgtgtcctgcccccagcccctcctgggcCTGTGTCCCTTTCGGTCTGAGGCCAGGACTCAGGTTACCTCCCAGGGGCTCCCTGCAGGGTCCATCCAGGGCTTTGCATGGCAGCTGCTTAGACTTGCAGGAGGGAACAGGGGTGGGGCCGGGGGCACTAGCTGAGCTGTGACTGTGCCCTGGGGACACAGCTGCAGACATGAAGCACGACCCCTGCGTACGGCCCACTCTGGCAGGGAAGGTAGACGGGTAAGCGCATGCAAGCTGAGCTGGGGCATGtcccctgtcccctccctggCCAGGCCAGCAGTGGTCATTCCCCAAGCCAGCTGCAGCAGAGGTCACCTGGGCTCAGCACTCACCTCGAGTCCCCTTGGGGCAGGGCCTCTCCACCAGCATGCCCTGCTGGGTGGCCGGCCACTGGACCCGCCGCACCTCTCGAGGTTCACAAAAGAGTTCTGGGGACACGTGCAGATTGGGGGCGGGGGGCCGCCGGGTGCTGGGGGCCGGGGCAGTGGCTAGAGGTAGGTCAGGTCCCAGCTGGTTGATGGCACCCACGGGGTGTGTGGTGAGGGGTGCCCGGCGGAGTGGGGTGGTGGCTGCGGGCGAGGCCGTGCTGGTCAGGGGTGTGGGCCGGGCTGTGGTGGTTGTGCTGAGGGGTGGGGAAGTGGCTGGGCCTGGAAGGGAGAGGGGATACGAGATAGGGTTACCCCCAGGGTTGATCTCCCAACTAGCTCTAGGAGATCTCCCCTAGCCCCTCTCCGCCCAGAGGTCCCGCATACCCCTGGGACTATAAAGCATCAGAAGGTGGCAGAAATCCACTCATTTGTACTCTGAGGTCTGAGAGCAACGGCGGAGGACAACCCAGGAAGGTATTGAAGGCTCCCATCCTCATGCTCCTCTTACTCTGGGCTCTGACCTGGCCACGTCCCTTCCCTCTGGGGACCTCAACTCCCCCTTCTTGATTCATGGAGCTGTGGGGCTGCGCAGAGCTGGTTCAGGGTAGCCGAAGGGTTAGAATGAGACTGCGGAGGGGTCCCCAACCCTAGTCAATATCAGCAGTTCAGCTTTGCTGTTTTACTGGTACTCCCACCCAAGACTGGGGTTGAAAGGGCTCCAGGGCTCAAAACGCCCTTAGGAGACTCAGTGCAGCTTGGCTTTTAGCCAAGCCCAGAGTCCTTGGTCTAGCTTCTCAAATAAGCAAGCTAGCTAATCTCACATCCACCGAGGGCTTCtgtatgtgaaagtcgctcagttgtgtccaactctttgagacctccacagactgcagcctgccaggctcctctgtccatggaattctccaggccatgatattggagtgggtagccattcccttctccagggggccttcctgacccggggatggaacccaggtctcccacactgcaggcgcattctttaccatctgagccaccggggcagCCCACCCAGTGCttgggtttcctcatctgtaaatgaggcAACAGTAAGCCCTGGCTCTCAGACTGCAGGATCAGAGGAGCTAACTGCAAAGTGCTGAAAACAGCCTGTCACGTTGCTACGTCTGTGACCTCCAGGGTTCCCCTGAACACATCTCCAGGTCCTCTAGGAGCTCAGGGTGCACCCCCCTCCGCTGTGAGACCCAGGGGCAAGGGGTGTTGGGGCGTGAACTCGAGCTGTCCTCACCCGCACTAGGGTCAGGTGGCCCAAACTCCAGGCTATAGCGCACCACAAAGTAGTTGTTCCAGACATAGAGCTGGTTGTCGCGAGGGTTATAGTCGACAGAGGAGACGAACTGGTAGGGGTTGGGAAAGGCCAGGCTCACGGGCTCCTCACGGTTGGCGTTGGTGTTGAAGGCGTAGTCCACGCGGTTGCCGGCCGCCTCGCTGTCGTCGTCCACGTACACCGAGCGCAGCACGTACAGGACGCCGCACACCATGAAGGCGTTGGACGCGGACCGCTTGTCGTAGCCCGTCTCCCACGTGCCCTCGAAGCGCAGCGTGTAGGGGTTGAGCTGGCTCACCACCAGCCGCCCGTTGTTGCCCTCAGTGGCGTAGATGACCCACAGCCCGTTCTCGTCCACTGCCAGGTCGATGTCGGTCTTGCCCCCCCAGCGGTAGGGCGAGGTGTCGTGGTAATTGGCCGTGTTGATGACCGTCTCCCCGCTCTTGATGCGCGTGCGCAGGTCGTACTTGACGATGTTGCGCGTGCGCTCCTTGTTGTAGAAGACGGCGCCGTCGTAGACCACGAAGCCTGTGCCGTCTACGCGGTTGGGCAGGCGATAGGTGGTGGTGTGGCGCGCCGCCACGTAGTCCTCCCACGAGGCGTACTCCGTCAGCGTGTCCGTGCGGTAAGGGATCCACGGCATGACATAGATGCGGTCACCCGCCTGCAGTGGGTCCTTGCACCATGCGCCAGACTGGTGCTCCGACTCGTGGGTTGAGGTGGGCTCCAGAACCTTCTGCAGGGTCCCTGGGCACACGAAGACTGGGTCgggcggggaggggcagggaggacacggggagaggaggagcaggggtggggggcggggggtggcgagggaaggggagagagagaggcgaGTTGGTCACGCGGCCAGCGGGGGGAGCCAGGCTGTCCCCTCCTGCTGCTGCAGTCACGGTTGCTTGGTAGGGCTGGTGATGGGAAGGGGGTTTCTGGGCTGGGACCCCTGCCCCGCCCAGCTGCCCCTCTCCCTGGAGATGTCAACCCTGGAGGCCATTAAGAGCAGGGTTAGTGGGGTTTGGGGGGAGGAGGtgcccctctttccttccctggcTGCTAGAGACCCCACAGGCTGGGGATATGGGGTTTGGCAAGAGCCATCCCAGAGTCAGTCTCCTGTGCCTTTAGTGGGGGATGGAGAGATTTCCTCATTGCAGCCACTGGCAGCTTTGAGGTTCCAGGGACTCAGGGCCCTGTCCCTTCGCCATCATTTGCACTCCTATGGAAGAGCTAGGGTCAAGGATCCCATCTTTCACCAACCACACCAggacacagatatatatatatatatataaatttttttttttcctttttttttaaactccattttcttcctcctgcaAAAACTGCAAGGTAGAGTGATGTTTCCGTACCCACTGTGGGTGGGTGTCAGGAGCGCACTCCTATTCCAGGGTGAAAGAGGCACCCAAGGTTCCTGACGCAGCCTGTGACAACCCCCCACCCAGCACCCAGGAAATCAGGGGCTGAGGAAGGGTTTTCGGAAAAGTCCAGCCCCTCCTGAGGGgtgccccgccctgcccccagccGGCAGGGTCTCTCTTGGGGTTTATTGAGCAGCAGACACTGATACTGGTGCACAGGGGTGGTGGGGcgagggcagagagggaggggacTCCCGGGagagttggggaggggggaggagagcTGTGTGGAGGGAAGAGAGACAAGTGGTGGTGTGGGGGCGCTCGGCGAGGTCCTGGCTCCAAGGGAGGCACGCCGGAGAGCACCTGGGAAGAAAGAGTTAGCGCTGGCGAGGAGAGAGGGGGTGAGCAGAGAATTCACTCCAAGGCCCAGGCCCGACTGAGGGTCCCTTGGGGGGGCAGTCCCAGGTCCAGCTCAGAGGGGGCCAGGGAGGGAACCAGGTGCTAGGATAAAGACCCAGCCCGCCCCCAAcaggccccccacctccccttcccgGACCCGATTTACCTGCAACCATCCCCGGCTCGGGAGGAGGGACCAAGGCAGCGCTGATGTCAGAAAGGTGGGgggcccccgccccacccccccattCCCTGAAAAGGAGGAAAACCTCAACTGCATCTCGTTGGCCACCAACGGCCTGCCCACCCTTGCCCAGTCACGACCCAGCGCCACCTACTCCTGGGCTCCCCTTACTGACCCGGTGGGAGTCTGGACTGGCACAAACAGTGTGGCCAggctcccttccttctcctcccataGTGGTAAGACCCCTCCAACCAGGATGGCTGGGGGCCTCCCTCTCGGCTCCCTACTAGCAGAACCCGAGGACCGGCCAGGGTGAGAGTTTGTAGTGAATTCTCTGCTCCTGCTTGGCCTGTCACCAAAGCAGCCGGCCCGAGGGGACAAGAGAGGGCTGGGACTTGGTGCTGGCTTGGGGAGGGGAGTGGCCCCAGTGGTTAGAGGGGCTTGACCAGGAACCATTCCTCATTCCCCCAATTCCAGCCTCATTCTTCAGCAGGCTTAGGTGGGTGGCTGGGGATTCCAGCCCTCCCTCCACAGTATCAGGGACATTTTGATCCAGGGGTCTTGAGTCACAAAGCAGCCAGGCGCATGCCCTGCTTTAGTGGGGGGAGGGAAGCCTGGGGTTCCAGCGCTGTGTTCCCAGTGCCCTGAGGGGTTAGCCTGCACCTTCTGTCCAGCCCACTGGCCTCTGCCCTTTTCTCCTAGGCCTGGGTCTTCCCTCTCCCCAAGCCGGGCCCGCCAGCCAGCTCTGTGATGTCTGAGcagatgtgtttgtgtgtggggggcgggtgggggtgggcagtgggaggTCTCAGAGCCCGGCCTGGTGGGCAGGGCATGGAGAAGGAAAACGTGGTTAGAGGTTACcctgggggaagggggagaagaTGAGGAAGGGCCTGCTTAGGGCCTTTGACAGCAAGGACCCTGACCCAGCACCAAGCTCCCAAAGCCTTctctgccctccagcctcctcccaccCATCCCTTGAAGAGAAAAGATCCCAGGTTGCGTGTCCGACCACCACCGGGCCTGCAAGAAGAGTGTCTGGTGCTGGGCGGAGAGACtccaggaaagagagagggagagagtggtgGGGTGCAGTGAGGGGCAGGGCGGTGGGCTGGTGGCCCAGGCCTCTATGAGATGGGGGAAGGGacaagggggaggggagcagcTCGGAGGGACCCCGCCCTGCCTCCCTCAAAGGGGAAGCTCCACTGACCACCGTAATTTCAAGGCCAACGTGATCCTGAAAGGTCATCCCTCCCCTCCTCGCCTCAGAGCTGTCCATTTCCCACGACTTTCAGGGGAGGCAGTGACCCTCCCCGATAGCCAAGCCCGGCCCAGCCACCCTCCCTGCCCGCCGTGGAGTCCTCTCCTCCACTGCTGAAGGAAGAAATTACGGTGCTCACGGAAGCCCCCAGACCCAGCCtgtgcctcccccgcccccctctcTCTGGTCCTCTAACCACAACAGCCCAGAAGAAACCCTGACTGCAGCTTCGCAAGTATTTcagaaccaaaggaaaaaaaaaaaacaaaaaaaacgcTCCCCCGCCCCTCGCTCCCCCAACCGTGAGGCCCGCCCCCCCCACCCTCTCGGCCCCCCAGTGATCTGGCAGGCGCCCTCCCCGGGCTGGGGGCAACTCACACCCCTCTCCCCAGGggctgccccccaccaccccccgctggtggaggatggggtgggggtggggaaaactGGTGCTCCGTGCTCCGAAACAGCTCTGGGCCTTGGAAACGCCAAACCAGAAGGAACTTAAACCACCaggagccagagagagaaagagagagagagagagagagaaagagagagaggaggaggagaaggaggaggtaaTCTGCTccccaaaaggaaaacaaaggtgtcccctccctccctcctcccctgaaCCAGACACAAAAGTTGgggcaggaagaaaaaagaagacagacGGCTCCCCCgtgccctctgcccccagtcGGGAGCCAGGGAAGagggtccctccctccccacccaccctggaTGCTTATAGACTTCTCCTGAAGGAGGCAAAAGAAGTATGAGAGAAGGTCaggttccccccacccctgcaaggGCCAGGGACTAGAAAGGagggacagggagagagagacagagtgagaggagagagagagagacaggcagagagagcagAAGGTCCTGCCCGAGCTCAGAGAAGCTCCCTTGGGTGTCTGGAGGTTGGGGTTGCCCAGTCGCACCAGGGCTGGCCCCACCAGGGGTGGGGAcaccggggtggggggggagcgACTGGACcaagttggggggtggggggcagaagaaggggctggaggggagggcaggtcACATAAGTGTGGTACAGGTAAAACAAAGTCTGAGTTAGGGGTTAGCATTGGTAACAGTGCGTTTACCTTTCTGCTCCACTTCTACTTTAAGCAtcggaagagagagagaaaacaaattgaaaaaaaaaatgtgcaagaaaaaaagagaaaaaaaaaaagattaaattgcTTTCGTTTCTTTTCTGGCAACAcgcccccttttcctttcttttcctcactcCTGGTTCCCCAACCCCGAAGGTAGCGTCAGCCCCCGCCCCCACGTCCTTTCCTCCTAGGGAGGATGTCGGGGAGACAGTCACAGGGTGGAGGGAGACACACGGGAGGACAGAGACCAAGAGAGacacagggtggggtggggagagggggtatACAGGTAGGCAGACGGACAGAGCCCTCAGACCGGAAGGGGCACCCTCAGTGCAgcaaggctggggagggggagcccCAGCTGGGAGGCAGCTCCCCTGGGGGGGGCACCAGGAAGGGATGGTGGGGGGGTGGAGGATCCCCTTGGTCCCCTCCAGCCCTGTCTGCTGCCCTCCTGCTAGAACCGGGGGCCCAGGAGGGCATTCAGTGCCTCCCTCAGCCTGGGAGCACCACAGAGAAAACACGCAGAATGCCCTCCCCTTCTGTGCTGGCCTTAAAAAGAGTCCAGCTGAGTTTCCCCAAAACCCTcagaaccccacccccaccccagaagcCAACACAGAGAGAGGGTGGCAGCGTCGGACACAGAATGATGGAGAGGCCTCCAAGAGCCCCATGGGGGAGACgcaggcagagagggaagaggctggggttggggggacaTCACAGACGGGGCAGGACAGCAGGTGGGGGCACAGACACGCTCCCCCGCTCCCCCGGGGGCAAGCCCGAGGCTCAGTTTCTCTGCCCAGCTCCCCCCTGGGGGCCCAGGAGCTGGG
This genomic window from Cervus canadensis isolate Bull #8, Minnesota chromosome 4, ASM1932006v1, whole genome shotgun sequence contains:
- the ADGRL1 gene encoding adhesion G protein-coupled receptor L1 isoform X1 → MARLAAALWSLCVTAILVTSATQGLSRAGLPFGLMRRELACEGYPIELRCPGSDVIMVENANYGRTDDKICDADPFQMENVQCYLPDAFKIMSQRCNNRTQCVVVAGSDAFPDPCPGTYKYLEVQYDCVPYIEVEQKVFVCPGTLQKVLEPTSTHESEHQSGAWCKDPLQAGDRIYVMPWIPYRTDTLTEYASWEDYVAARHTTTYRLPNRVDGTGFVVYDGAVFYNKERTRNIVKYDLRTRIKSGETVINTANYHDTSPYRWGGKTDIDLAVDENGLWVIYATEGNNGRLVVSQLNPYTLRFEGTWETGYDKRSASNAFMVCGVLYVLRSVYVDDDSEAAGNRVDYAFNTNANREEPVSLAFPNPYQFVSSVDYNPRDNQLYVWNNYFVVRYSLEFGPPDPSAGPATSPPLSTTTTARPTPLTSTASPAATTPLRRAPLTTHPVGAINQLGPDLPLATAPAPSTRRPPAPNLHVSPELFCEPREVRRVQWPATQQGMLVERPCPKGTRGIASFQCLPALGLWNPRGPDLSNCTSPWVNQVAQKIKSGENAANIASELARHTRGSIYAGDVSSSVKLMEQLLDILDAQLQALRPIERESAGKNYNKMHKRERTCKDYIKAVVETVDNLLRPEALESWKDMNATEQVHTATMLLDVLEEGAFLLADNVREPARFLAAKQNVVLEVTVLNTEGQVQELVFPQEYPSENSIQLSANTIKQNSRNGVVKVVFILYNNLGLFLSTENATVKLAGEAGSGGPGGASLVVNSQVIAASINKESSRVFLMDPVIFTVAHLEAKNHFNANCSFWNYSERSMLGYWSTQGCRLVESNKTHTTCACSHLTNFAVLMAHREIYQGRINELLLSVITWVGIVISLVCLAICISTFCFLRGLQTDRNTIHKNLCINLFLAELLFLVGIDKTQYEIACPIFAGLLHYFFLAAFSWLCLEGVHLYLLLVEVFESEYSRTKYYYLGGYCFPALVVGIAAAIDYRSYGTEKACWLRVDNYFIWSFIGPVSFVIVVNLVFLMVTLHKMVRSSSVLKPDSSRLDNIKSWALGAIALLFLLGLTWAFGLLFINKESVVMAYLFTTFNAFQGVFIFVFHCALQKKVHKEYSKCLRHSYCCIRSPPGGAHGSLKTSAMRSNTRYYTGTQSRIRRMWNDTVRKQTESSFMAGDINSTPTLNRGTMGNHLLTNPVLQPRGGTSPYNTLIAESVGFNPSSPPVFNSPGSYREPKHPLGGREACGMDTLPLNGNFNNSYSLRSGDFPPGDGAPEPPRGRNLADAAAFEKMIISELVHNNLRGGSGGAKGPPPPEPPVPPVPGGGGEEEAGGPGGADRAEIELLYKALEEPLLLPRAQSVLYQSDLDESESCTAEDGATSRPLSSPPGRDSLYASGANLRDSPSYPDSSPEGPSEALPPPPPAPPGPPEIYYTSRPPALVARNPLQGYYQVRRPSHEGYLAAPGLEGPGPDGDGQMQLVTSL